The window ATATGAAAAAAGCAATGATGATCAAACGGTGACTGCTTGTCCAATACGAGTCGCTTCATGTACTTCCACGAGACGACCGCTTTTCACGTCATAAATAAATCCGTAGATCGGAATGTAATTTGGCACGAGAGGGTGAGAACGAATGCGTTCAACATCGTCGATGACACTTTGTTTTAGATTGCGGATTGGCAAAAATTCTATGTACTCGCCTTCTTTCGAACCGGAGTCTCTTCCTACATCTTTCCAATTTTGTCCGTCAAATTCAGCTGTTTCCAGGCTGTTGGAGAGCAATTGGCGGATCACGTCATTGGTAAATGTCTCCATCCCACAATCGGTATGATGAATCACGAACCATTCTCTTGTTCCTAACAGTTTATATGAGATAATGAGGGAACGAATGGCATCGTCACTTGCACGACCTCCGGCATTTCTGATCACATGAGCATCACCCTCTGCTAGTCCTGCAAACTTAGCCGGATCAAGACGGGCGTCCATGCAAGTCAGAATGGCAAAACGACGCTTTGGCGGCAGCTGCAAATGGGCTTTATCGCCGAAATGAGCAGAGTATTCTTCGTTGGCGGCCAATACTTCATTTAAAATGTCACTTATTTTCCAACACCCTTCCTTTCAAAATTACATAAATCATATCTGTTTACTGTGATTATATCCAATCGCTGTGTGGCCGTCAATTTATTTTTAGAATATTTAGATTTTTATTTTCGGTTTTCTATAAAAAGAGATCGTTATTTTCAATAGAATCTATAAAGAGATTTCTCCTTATTTTTATGAACAGGAATTAGGATCCTTTTTGCGAAATAAAACAAATATAACGATCTTTTTTGGAGGTGCTGAAGTGACAATTGGTCAAGAGTATTTAAAGGTTGTGCGTGAACGT of the Bacillus smithii genome contains:
- a CDS encoding beta-class carbonic anhydrase; this translates as MSDILNEVLAANEEYSAHFGDKAHLQLPPKRRFAILTCMDARLDPAKFAGLAEGDAHVIRNAGGRASDDAIRSLIISYKLLGTREWFVIHHTDCGMETFTNDVIRQLLSNSLETAEFDGQNWKDVGRDSGSKEGEYIEFLPIRNLKQSVIDDVERIRSHPLVPNYIPIYGFIYDVKSGRLVEVHEATRIGQAVTV